A window of Costertonia aggregata contains these coding sequences:
- a CDS encoding DUF4870 domain-containing protein: protein MTESLTKHERNLSAIIHASTFSKFFIPFGNFIIPLVLWSANKKQYEFVDHNGKQALNFQISLLLYSIVLGIISIPFFIGFFPNIFDLDHFGFNRINNFNNLNINFDSDDFRFGTWLLPLGISGLLQGVLFVINMVYTILATIRTNEGQTFKYPITINFIK from the coding sequence ATGACAGAATCATTAACAAAGCACGAAAGAAATTTATCGGCCATAATCCACGCCTCAACTTTCTCCAAGTTCTTTATCCCCTTTGGGAATTTTATCATTCCGTTAGTTTTATGGAGCGCCAACAAAAAACAATATGAATTTGTTGACCATAACGGAAAGCAAGCTTTAAATTTTCAGATAAGCCTACTACTCTACTCTATAGTACTGGGTATTATCAGTATTCCCTTTTTCATCGGATTTTTTCCGAATATTTTTGATTTGGACCACTTTGGCTTTAATCGCATCAACAACTTCAACAACCTTAACATCAATTTTGACAGCGATGACTTTAGGTTCGGCACTTGGTTATTGCCATTGGGTATCAGTGGGCTTTTACAAGGGGTCCTATTCGTTATCAATATGGTGTATACCATTTTGGCGACCATACGTACCAACGAGGGGCAAACTTTTAAATATCCCATAACCATCAATTTTATAAAGTAA
- a CDS encoding PspC domain-containing protein, whose translation MNKTVNINLANILFHIDEDAFNKMRRYLESVKRSFANTPGSDEILADIEARIAELFTEKLENERQVITHKEVDEVITIMGQPEDYMVDEDIFEDEPKSRTTANQTPGTKKLYRDTEQKYVAGVSSGLGHYLGIDPIWVRLLWIILTIGSGGGFILLYGLLWILIPEAATTSQKLDMRGEDINISNIERKVKEGFDEVADKVKSVDYQKVGNQVKSSGKTFFDTLGDIIMFLFKIFGKFIGILLIIIGASAIIGLFVALLTVGIAGAVHIPGIDFYNIMDASNIPAWIVSLLGFFAVGIPFFFLLYLGLKILVTNLKSIGNIAKFSLLGLWLISVIMLIVFGVRQAAAHAYDGSFTEKHELFIPNGDVPVNITMVTTDSEGRGNMHIGDMILTYDEKGEEVLLSKDIRVRLKKSKDSIFRLEIRKDADGPSFEEARTTAKNINYTYSVDGNTIYLDEYLSTGKENGFHDQEAYVSLYIPAGTLLNYNNGNLRCWKVQSDNDRGADGCEIQEFTWMMGLDGELKCQECPEKVLEYDENDGDNRIRINQNGIDININDNGEKGKIIIDENGIDIDVKDNGESFKMKLNEDGVKIKAKENDTI comes from the coding sequence ATGAACAAGACAGTAAATATAAATCTCGCCAATATACTCTTTCATATTGATGAAGATGCGTTCAACAAAATGCGAAGGTATCTGGAGTCGGTAAAACGTTCTTTCGCCAACACACCGGGCAGCGACGAAATATTGGCCGATATCGAAGCCCGTATAGCCGAACTTTTTACAGAAAAGCTGGAAAACGAAAGGCAGGTCATAACCCATAAAGAGGTAGACGAGGTGATTACCATAATGGGACAACCGGAAGATTATATGGTAGATGAGGATATTTTTGAGGATGAACCCAAAAGTAGAACCACAGCCAATCAAACACCGGGCACCAAAAAACTATATCGTGATACCGAACAAAAGTACGTGGCCGGTGTTTCATCGGGGTTGGGACACTATTTGGGTATTGACCCCATATGGGTACGACTTTTATGGATTATATTGACCATAGGGTCCGGTGGTGGCTTTATTTTACTTTATGGGCTGTTATGGATCTTGATTCCCGAAGCGGCGACTACTTCCCAAAAGTTGGACATGCGCGGGGAAGATATCAACATCAGTAATATCGAGCGAAAGGTAAAAGAGGGTTTTGACGAGGTTGCAGACAAAGTAAAAAGTGTGGATTACCAGAAGGTAGGCAACCAAGTGAAAAGTTCTGGTAAAACATTTTTTGACACCCTAGGGGATATTATCATGTTTCTCTTTAAAATATTCGGTAAGTTCATAGGTATCTTGTTGATTATTATCGGGGCCTCGGCCATAATAGGCCTATTTGTGGCACTATTGACCGTGGGTATTGCCGGTGCAGTGCATATACCGGGAATAGATTTTTATAATATTATGGATGCCAGTAACATACCCGCTTGGATCGTATCGCTATTGGGTTTCTTCGCCGTAGGTATTCCTTTTTTCTTCCTGTTGTATTTGGGTTTGAAAATCCTAGTGACCAACTTAAAATCTATCGGTAATATTGCCAAGTTTTCCTTATTGGGGCTATGGTTGATCTCGGTAATCATGCTCATTGTGTTTGGCGTAAGACAGGCTGCGGCACACGCCTACGATGGTAGTTTCACCGAAAAACATGAACTGTTTATCCCAAATGGGGATGTTCCCGTAAACATAACCATGGTCACGACAGATAGTGAAGGTAGGGGCAATATGCACATAGGGGACATGATTTTGACCTATGACGAAAAGGGGGAAGAAGTCTTATTGTCCAAAGATATACGGGTGCGATTAAAAAAGTCAAAAGATTCGATTTTTAGGTTAGAGATCAGAAAAGATGCCGATGGCCCTTCCTTTGAAGAAGCTAGGACAACGGCTAAAAACATCAACTATACCTACAGTGTTGACGGCAATACCATTTATTTGGATGAATATCTGAGTACCGGTAAGGAAAATGGTTTTCATGACCAAGAAGCTTACGTATCGCTATACATACCCGCTGGAACCTTATTGAATTATAACAACGGTAATCTACGCTGCTGGAAAGTACAAAGTGATAACGACCGTGGAGCGGACGGTTGTGAAATACAGGAATTCACATGGATGATGGGACTGGACGGGGAACTAAAATGCCAAGAATGCCCTGAAAAAGTATTGGAATACGATGAAAATGATGGGGATAACCGTATACGCATCAATCAAAATGGTATAGATATCAACATCAACGATAACGGGGAAAAGGGGAAAATCATAATCGATGAAAACGGAATCGATATTGATGTTAAGGACAATGGCGAGTCCTTTAAAATGAAGTTGAATGAAGATGGTGTTAAAATAAAAGCTAAGGAAAACGACACTATTTAA
- a CDS encoding dipeptide epimerase: MQIRLKKYVLPLKHTFSISRESHDFQDTLIVSLIFNGKTGYGEATANPYYKITVESMMAEIKVIEDEINDFDFKTPEKFHHFLVEKELTHFAICALDLAAHDLYGKLLDKPLYEIWGTNTKNYPITNYTIGIASIEKMVRKMKETPWPIYKIKLGTEDDVAIVRELRKHTDAIFRIDANCAWTAQETVHNAPLLKALGVEFLEQPLKADDWEGMKKVMQDSVLPVIADESCIVETDVEKCALYYNGINIKLTKCGGLTPALRMIRKGKELGLKVMVGCMTESTVGISAIAQLVPQLDFVDMDGAMLLKEDIATGVTIKDDGTLRFPTLGGSGVNLIA, translated from the coding sequence ATGCAGATACGCCTTAAAAAATACGTTCTCCCGCTCAAACACACCTTTAGCATATCGCGGGAGTCCCATGATTTTCAAGACACCCTTATCGTTAGCCTTATATTCAACGGTAAAACAGGATATGGGGAAGCAACCGCTAACCCATACTATAAGATTACCGTAGAAAGTATGATGGCCGAAATAAAAGTTATCGAAGACGAAATAAATGATTTTGACTTCAAAACACCCGAAAAATTCCATCATTTTTTAGTGGAAAAGGAACTGACCCATTTCGCTATTTGCGCTTTGGATTTAGCGGCACATGATCTGTATGGAAAGCTACTTGATAAACCATTGTACGAGATATGGGGTACAAATACCAAAAATTACCCGATAACGAACTATACCATTGGGATTGCATCTATCGAAAAAATGGTGCGAAAAATGAAAGAAACCCCGTGGCCCATTTATAAAATAAAATTAGGCACTGAGGATGATGTAGCTATTGTAAGGGAGCTAAGAAAACATACCGATGCCATTTTTAGGATAGATGCCAATTGTGCTTGGACCGCTCAAGAAACCGTACATAATGCACCTTTACTAAAGGCTTTGGGGGTTGAGTTCTTGGAGCAACCATTGAAGGCAGATGATTGGGAAGGTATGAAAAAAGTAATGCAAGACAGTGTACTCCCGGTAATAGCTGACGAAAGTTGTATAGTAGAGACCGATGTTGAAAAATGTGCATTGTATTACAATGGCATCAATATAAAATTGACCAAATGTGGCGGACTTACGCCCGCCTTGAGAATGATAAGAAAAGGAAAGGAATTGGGGCTAAAAGTGATGGTGGGCTGTATGACCGAATCTACCGTAGGCATATCTGCCATAGCGCAATTAGTGCCCCAACTGGATTTTGTGGATATGGACGGTGCCATGTTGTTAAAAGAAGATATTGCAACGGGTGTTACCATAAAAGATGATGGTACACTAAGATTTCCCACTTTGGGCGGTAGTGGCGTAAACCTTATTGCATGA
- a CDS encoding PadR family transcriptional regulator, protein MNVENTKAQMRKGVLEYCILSILNGKDKYASEILETLKDAKMLVVEGTIYPLLTRLKNAGLLNYRWEESTSGPPRKYYTLTETGKLFLKELDSTWDELRNATNIVTKNS, encoded by the coding sequence ATGAATGTAGAAAATACAAAAGCACAAATGCGCAAAGGGGTTTTGGAGTACTGCATATTGTCTATCCTAAACGGTAAGGACAAATATGCCTCTGAAATTCTAGAAACCCTAAAAGATGCGAAAATGCTGGTCGTGGAAGGTACTATTTATCCTCTACTCACAAGGTTGAAAAACGCCGGGCTCTTAAATTATAGATGGGAAGAATCAACATCGGGACCACCAAGAAAATATTACACATTAACGGAAACCGGAAAATTATTTTTAAAGGAACTGGATTCTACCTGGGACGAACTTAGAAATGCGACCAATATAGTCACAAAAAACAGTTAA
- a CDS encoding nuclear transport factor 2 family protein — MFKNILVIIVIIFSTNALSAQVAEDSELYRTLKQYDSILFNAAFNTCNTDVLEKIFTEDFEFYHDKGGMTIGRESFLKPMKENCAKMDAQQPQPAKRILLEGSLRVYPLYNKGALYGAIQHGVHRFEFLDANKEYQKGDIAKFTHVWIKENNTWKVKRELSYDHQYKPK, encoded by the coding sequence ATGTTCAAAAACATATTGGTAATCATTGTAATCATTTTTTCAACGAATGCCTTATCTGCACAAGTTGCCGAGGATTCGGAGCTCTATCGAACCTTAAAACAGTACGATAGTATTTTGTTCAATGCGGCATTCAATACTTGTAATACCGATGTTCTGGAAAAAATTTTTACCGAAGACTTTGAGTTTTATCATGACAAGGGCGGTATGACCATAGGAAGGGAAAGTTTTTTAAAGCCTATGAAAGAAAACTGCGCAAAAATGGATGCGCAACAACCACAACCTGCCAAGCGTATTTTATTAGAGGGTAGTCTAAGAGTATATCCTTTGTATAATAAAGGAGCATTATATGGTGCCATTCAACATGGGGTGCATAGGTTTGAGTTTTTGGACGCCAATAAAGAATATCAAAAAGGAGATATCGCCAAATTTACCCATGTGTGGATAAAAGAGAACAATACATGGAAGGTAAAGCGAGAGTTAAGTTACGATCACCAATACAAACCAAAATAA
- a CDS encoding head GIN domain-containing protein, which produces MTTLARIAIGLIIAVFLSSCAFDINFGNGKKGNGVVVNETREITDEFTIITASEGLQVYVTQAKDFNIEVEADENIIDLIGTDIRDGRLKVHAIENIGNATKKVYVSLPDITAIKASSGAQLTSENTIKSNNLEVDGSSGAILNAEFIASEVDIEASSGANLSVSGTADKAEVDVSSGGNINAKELEVKTCRADASSGGNIKIHVSKSLTADASSGGSISYLGEPNVETKKSVSGSVHKY; this is translated from the coding sequence ATGACAACACTAGCAAGAATTGCAATCGGACTTATCATCGCGGTATTTTTATCGTCCTGCGCATTTGACATCAACTTTGGCAACGGTAAAAAAGGAAACGGGGTCGTAGTAAACGAGACCCGGGAAATTACCGATGAATTTACCATTATCACAGCTTCGGAAGGTCTACAGGTCTACGTAACACAGGCCAAAGATTTTAACATTGAAGTAGAGGCCGATGAAAACATCATAGACCTCATCGGAACCGATATAAGGGACGGTAGATTAAAAGTACATGCTATTGAAAACATAGGGAACGCCACCAAAAAAGTATACGTTTCCTTACCTGATATAACTGCCATCAAAGCATCAAGCGGAGCTCAGTTGACCTCAGAAAATACGATCAAATCAAACAACCTGGAAGTTGACGGCAGCAGTGGGGCCATTTTAAACGCCGAATTTATCGCCAGTGAAGTTGATATAGAAGCTAGTAGCGGAGCCAACCTTAGTGTATCGGGAACCGCGGATAAGGCTGAAGTTGACGTAAGCAGCGGTGGCAACATAAATGCAAAGGAATTAGAGGTAAAAACCTGTAGGGCCGATGCCAGTAGTGGTGGCAACATAAAAATACACGTGTCCAAATCCTTAACAGCCGACGCCAGTAGCGGTGGTAGCATCTCCTATTTGGGCGAACCCAATGTAGAGACCAAGAAATCGGTTTCAGGGAGTGTGCATAAATACTAA